Proteins from a single region of Dictyostelium discoideum AX4 chromosome 5 chromosome, whole genome shotgun sequence:
- a CDS encoding peptidase M14 family protein: MKILTIYLLIIYFIVFIKNVVNCEIEQLMINGCEKFDESGDVCIKLKKLNFYTINSVGQPLTRDLLDYVENQLSINQDDNKLILTSENQFNVYLNEDQFKFLNEKKKEFGLEIKLNLVKNLEEILGTTIQTEMDKLKRITVLLESMRYNYNKGGSSTAYGQSPFLVRSESGIIDYNHYLNYNQLTDFMKKISNYYPNQSKLYSIGKSSLGRELWAIDLSNFQLKKNNNNKFKQNVKLVGNMHGDEVVGRQMLIYLIDHLLYRNSKVDKEYVELFENLIISIVPSMNPDGYELGQRENANHFDLNRNFPDKFVGSSSELYKKIQPEVQSIIDWSKERNFVMSANLHGGSLVANYPFDSTRDSDNGYGFGIQYPTTDDVVFRRMALTYSLNHAKMYQSKEFLGGIVNGAKWYTLRGGMQDYNYDFTNGMEITLELSSEKIPKSIELNRFWNDNRNALVKFISLPLSMSIFGRVTNNNNENLFAQIQISNIDKIVTTDPSNGYYSRLLDDGFYNVTVSSFGYKSITKSILLNPNSRENIDFILDFEN, translated from the coding sequence atgaaaattttaacaatttatttattaattatttattttatagtatttattaaaaatgttgtAAATTGTGAAATTGAACAATTAATGATTAATGGTTGTGAAAAATTTGATGAAAGTGGTGATGTttgtataaaattaaagaaattgaatttttatacAATCAATTCAGTTGGTCAACCATTGACAAGGGATTTATTGGACTATgttgaaaatcaattatcaatcaaccaagatgataataaattaatattaaccagtgaaaatcaatttaatgtttatttaaatgaagatcaatttaaatttttaaatgaaaaaaagaaagaatttgGACttgaaatcaaattaaatttagtgAAAAATTTAGAAGAAATTTTAGGAACTACAATTCAAACTGAAatggataaattaaaaagaattacagttttattagaatcaatgcgttataattataataaaggTGGTAGTAGTACTGCATATGGACAATCACCATTTTTAGTTAGATCAGAATCTGGTATCATTGattataatcattatttaaattataatcaattaactgattttatgaaaaaaatttcaaactATTATccaaatcaatcaaaattatattcaattgGTAAATCATCATTGGGTAGAGAATTATGGgcaattgatttatcaaattttcaattaaaaaaaaacaataataataaatttaaacaaaatgtTAAATTAGTTGGTAATATGCATGGTGATGAAGTTGTTGGTAGACAaatgttaatttatttaattgatcattTATTATACAGAAATTCAAAAGTTGATAAAGAGTATGtcgaattatttgaaaatttaattatttcaattgtaCCATCAATGAATCCAGATGGATATGAACTTGGTCAAAGAGAGAATGCAAATCATTTCGATTTGAATAGAAATTTTCCAGATAAATTTGTGGGATCAAGTAGTGAACTTTATAAAAAGATTCAACCTGAAGTTCAATCAATCATCGATTGGAGTAAAGAAAGAAATTTTGTAATGTCTGCAAATCTACATGGTGGCTCATTAGTTGCCAACTACCCATTCGATTCGACCAGAGACAGTGATAATGGCTATGGATTCGGTATTCAGTATCCAACAACCGATGATGTCGTATTCAGAAGAATGGCATTGACATATTCATTGAATCATGCTAAAATGTATCAATCAAAAGAATTCCTTGGTGGAATTGTCAACGGTGCTAAATGGTACACTCTCAGAGGTGGCATGCAAGATTACAACTATGACTTCACCAATGGTATGGAAATCACATTAGAACTATCATCAGAGAAAAttccaaaatcaattgaattaaatagaTTTTGGAATGATAATCGTAATGCATTGGTTAAATTCATTTCATTACCACTATCAATGAGTATCTTTGGTAGAgtcactaataataataatgagaaTTTATTTgctcaaattcaaatttcaaatattgataaaattgtaaCAACTGACCCCTCAAATGGTTATTATTCAAGATTATTAGATGATGGTTTCTATAATGTAACAGTTTCAAGTTTTGgttataaatcaattacaaaatcaatacttttaaatccaaattcaagagaaaatattgattttattttagattttgaaaattaa